In Methylomonas sp. ZR1, one DNA window encodes the following:
- a CDS encoding DAHL domain-containing protein, translating into MTVISWRPRLIVAGLLLALTYLWLQSASPELERRNRLQSTLRIIELRDAELMRDILLARAGLLANYDALTKAGHELLRLSQSLQTELQPANADAEKLMGTLAGQLTATVQERLGQIEYLKSDNALLRNSVMSFDEIGKTLRAAAKPGDAVKLGNLWRLMFSFMDSPQPELAVEIQQELDRLAAVAAQSDDYRVLIDHGRLIIDVSPKVDTLLRQIIAQPIVSRVDDLQQALRHYSGSVEQQAEAYRLALYLVAVVLLAYLLYQFVLLRANTLALRKAHANLQQETNERLQAESWLRESEARLRAITDSAHEAIVSVDMQGNIVSWNQGAQMMFGFPAEQILGQPFQQLLAHPEPDFFAETGEAQGANRLNSPMRELKVLRQNNSAFPVELSLSRWTRGAERYLTAIIRDISVRKQLEQVARQQELQLIQANKMTALGTLVSGVAHEINNPNQLILFNSGLLADIWSDALEVLEEHYQATGEFSLGGLPYSEMRNSAAVLIRDVRDGAKRIERIVAELKNYARPPSSEAPVSFAINEVVERALALLKHLIEQKTRHFKTDLAEGLPELRGNPQQVEQVLVNLLINALEALPDQEKSVSVTTKLLNDGRQLGVEVRDEGVGIAAEHIQQLCDPFFTTKQANGGTGLGLAISASLLRAQGGSLSFSSAPGQGTCARVIFQVNPGPAMADNHAM; encoded by the coding sequence ATGACCGTGATTTCCTGGCGGCCCAGATTGATCGTCGCCGGTCTGTTGCTGGCCTTGACCTATCTCTGGTTACAAAGCGCCAGCCCGGAACTGGAGCGGCGTAACCGCCTGCAAAGCACGCTGCGCATCATCGAACTACGCGATGCGGAACTGATGCGCGATATTTTGCTGGCCCGCGCCGGCTTGCTGGCTAATTACGACGCGCTAACCAAAGCCGGCCATGAGCTGCTGCGGTTATCGCAGAGTTTGCAAACCGAATTGCAACCGGCGAATGCTGATGCTGAAAAACTCATGGGCACATTGGCAGGCCAGCTGACGGCAACGGTGCAGGAACGCTTGGGGCAGATCGAATACTTAAAATCCGATAACGCCTTGTTGCGCAATTCGGTGATGTCCTTCGACGAAATCGGTAAAACCTTGCGCGCTGCCGCGAAGCCGGGTGATGCCGTCAAGCTGGGCAATTTATGGCGCTTGATGTTTAGTTTCATGGACAGCCCGCAGCCGGAACTGGCCGTGGAAATTCAGCAGGAGCTTGATCGGCTGGCCGCAGTGGCCGCGCAGTCGGATGACTATCGGGTGCTGATCGACCACGGCCGACTGATCATCGACGTGTCGCCGAAGGTGGATACCTTGCTGCGGCAGATCATCGCTCAGCCTATCGTTAGCCGGGTCGATGATTTGCAACAAGCTCTGCGCCATTACAGCGGCAGCGTGGAGCAACAAGCCGAAGCCTATCGTTTGGCGCTGTATTTGGTCGCCGTCGTCCTGCTGGCGTACTTGCTGTATCAATTTGTCCTGCTCAGGGCGAATACGCTGGCGTTACGAAAGGCCCACGCCAATTTGCAACAAGAAACCAACGAACGCTTGCAAGCCGAATCCTGGTTGCGGGAAAGCGAAGCCCGGCTGCGCGCCATTACCGATTCGGCGCATGAGGCGATTGTTTCTGTGGACATGCAGGGCAATATCGTGTCCTGGAACCAGGGCGCGCAGATGATGTTTGGCTTTCCGGCAGAGCAAATACTCGGTCAGCCATTTCAGCAGTTGCTGGCACACCCGGAGCCGGACTTTTTCGCGGAAACTGGGGAAGCACAAGGCGCAAATCGACTTAATAGCCCAATGCGGGAATTGAAGGTTTTAAGGCAGAACAACAGCGCGTTTCCGGTCGAGTTGTCGCTATCCCGTTGGACGCGCGGCGCCGAGCGCTATTTGACCGCGATCATCCGCGACATCAGTGTACGCAAGCAACTGGAACAGGTGGCCCGCCAGCAAGAGCTGCAACTGATTCAAGCCAACAAAATGACGGCCTTGGGTACTTTGGTATCCGGCGTCGCGCATGAAATTAACAACCCCAATCAACTGATTCTGTTTAATTCCGGCTTACTTGCCGATATTTGGAGCGATGCGCTGGAGGTGTTGGAAGAGCATTATCAAGCGACCGGCGAGTTTTCCTTGGGCGGCTTGCCTTACAGCGAAATGCGCAATAGTGCGGCGGTGTTGATCCGCGATGTCAGGGATGGCGCCAAACGCATCGAACGCATCGTCGCCGAACTGAAAAACTATGCCCGCCCGCCAAGTAGCGAGGCTCCGGTATCTTTTGCGATTAACGAGGTGGTGGAGCGGGCGCTGGCTTTACTGAAGCATTTGATCGAACAAAAAACCCGGCATTTCAAAACCGATTTGGCCGAGGGCTTGCCTGAGCTGCGCGGCAATCCGCAGCAGGTGGAACAGGTGTTGGTCAATCTGTTGATTAATGCCCTGGAAGCACTCCCGGACCAGGAAAAATCCGTCAGCGTTACCACCAAGCTGTTGAATGACGGCCGGCAGTTGGGTGTGGAAGTTCGGGACGAAGGTGTCGGTATCGCCGCCGAACATATCCAACAACTCTGCGACCCGTTCTTT
- a CDS encoding cytochrome-c peroxidase produces the protein MTQKSMPGLFLAVGMGLALTIAARAQTPEPLAPLPLTVALDAPRVVLGQRLFHDPKLSDQGQRSCASCHPLDSGGMDGKVRAAAADGASRLRNTPSLFNVSFNYFFNWDGVVTTLEAHTEKVMLNPKIMNAKWPELIERLRAVPDYVDAFSRIYPDGLTKANVVDALSHFERSLVTPNARFDRFLRGETTALDADEQEGFHLFKALGCVACHQGVNLGGNLFQKFGVFGAPQGLQEPVDEGRYSVTGNDRDRGVFRVPSLRNVAVTAPYFHDGRAATLEAAVDTMAEHQLGKRLAAKQRDTIVKFLKTLTGEYACKALVASQSANQPSHDRDFLAAQIDRRRSVAGLDLSLVTKRQPGTGAA, from the coding sequence ATGACGCAAAAAAGTATGCCTGGGCTTTTTTTAGCGGTTGGCATGGGACTGGCCTTAACGATAGCCGCGCGGGCGCAAACCCCGGAACCGCTGGCGCCATTACCGCTTACAGTGGCTTTAGATGCCCCGCGCGTGGTGTTGGGCCAACGCTTATTTCACGATCCCAAACTCTCCGACCAAGGCCAGCGCTCTTGCGCCAGTTGTCATCCGCTGGACAGCGGCGGCATGGACGGCAAAGTCCGCGCCGCAGCGGCGGACGGGGCGTCGCGGCTGCGCAATACTCCCAGTTTGTTCAACGTGTCGTTCAACTACTTTTTTAATTGGGATGGGGTCGTGACTACTTTGGAAGCCCACACCGAAAAAGTCATGCTTAATCCGAAAATCATGAACGCCAAGTGGCCGGAGTTGATCGAGCGTTTGCGCGCGGTGCCGGATTATGTCGATGCGTTTAGCCGAATCTACCCGGACGGCTTGACCAAAGCCAATGTGGTCGACGCCTTGAGCCATTTTGAGCGCAGTTTAGTCACGCCCAATGCCCGTTTTGACCGCTTTCTACGCGGTGAAACCACGGCGCTTGACGCTGACGAACAGGAAGGCTTTCATTTGTTCAAGGCCTTGGGCTGCGTGGCCTGCCATCAGGGTGTCAATCTGGGCGGCAATCTATTCCAGAAGTTCGGCGTATTCGGCGCACCGCAAGGGCTGCAAGAGCCGGTGGACGAGGGCCGTTACAGCGTCACCGGCAACGACAGAGACCGCGGCGTGTTTCGGGTGCCAAGCTTGCGTAATGTGGCCGTCACCGCGCCCTATTTTCACGACGGCCGCGCCGCTACCCTGGAAGCGGCGGTGGATACGATGGCCGAGCATCAATTGGGTAAGCGGCTGGCGGCGAAGCAGCGCGATACTATCGTCAAATTTCTGAAGACATTGACCGGGGAATACGCCTGCAAGGCTTTGGTCGCCAGCCAATCAGCCAATCAGCCAAGCCATGACCGTGATTTCCTGGCGGCCCAGATTGATCGTCGCCGGTCTGTTGCTGGCCTTGACCTATCTCTGGTTACAAAGCGCCAGCCCGGAACTGGAGCGGCGTAA
- a CDS encoding PEP-CTERM sorting domain-containing protein produces MQSKLIPLLAVSTLFAANADAAAFSFSTGGPDYRIATGAQAGGTSREIESADDFVLTQHTQLNQATFTGLLANGATLSDIANVNVEIYRVFGKDSVNPPSGRVPTRVNSPSDVAFLGRESADNSLSYSVTLLNSNALAGNSVINGIHPLPNQTTGGEGAVSGQEVRFDINFNDAISLAADHYFFVPQVELKNGNFLWLSAAKPIVGGSGPFTPDLQSWIRDGNLDPDWLRIGTDIVGGTTFNQAFSVSGVAAVPLPAATWLFLSGILGVMGLGKRKQASV; encoded by the coding sequence ATGCAAAGCAAATTAATTCCCCTTTTGGCCGTTTCCACCTTGTTCGCCGCCAACGCCGACGCCGCAGCCTTCTCGTTCAGCACGGGCGGCCCGGATTACCGAATCGCCACCGGCGCGCAAGCCGGCGGCACCAGCCGGGAAATAGAATCAGCGGACGACTTTGTATTAACGCAACACACCCAATTAAATCAGGCCACGTTCACCGGTTTGCTCGCCAACGGCGCCACCCTTAGTGACATCGCCAATGTAAATGTCGAAATCTACCGAGTATTTGGTAAGGATTCCGTAAACCCGCCCTCCGGCCGCGTGCCTACCCGCGTCAACTCGCCTTCGGATGTAGCGTTTTTGGGCCGCGAATCGGCTGACAACTCCTTGAGCTACAGCGTCACATTACTAAACAGCAACGCCTTGGCCGGCAACTCGGTAATCAACGGCATTCATCCGCTGCCCAACCAAACCACCGGCGGCGAAGGCGCTGTTTCCGGGCAGGAAGTCAGATTTGACATTAATTTTAACGACGCCATCTCCTTGGCGGCCGACCATTACTTTTTCGTGCCGCAGGTGGAATTGAAAAACGGGAATTTCCTCTGGTTGTCGGCTGCTAAACCAATAGTCGGCGGCAGCGGCCCGTTCACGCCGGATTTGCAATCCTGGATACGCGACGGCAACCTGGACCCGGACTGGCTGAGAATCGGCACCGACATCGTCGGCGGCACCACGTTTAACCAAGCCTTCTCGGTATCCGGCGTTGCCGCCGTACCGCTGCCCGCTGCCACCTGGCTGTTTCTAAGCGGCATCCTGGGCGTCATGGGCTTGGGTAAACGCAAACAAGCCAGCGTTTAA
- a CDS encoding restriction endonuclease subunit S — MTLTFNCNSKHGAMQADLRIFKGMSAIQQLLTEHLDLWTAADTVKKSGRGRGAGTAASVYGIKKLRELILELAVRGKLVPQDANDEPACELLKRIQAEKARLIAEGKINKDKPPAAISEDEKPFELPEGWEWVQFGEICGIERGGSPRPIKSFLTDAPEGLNWIKIGDTEQGGKYITSSSEKITRDGLSKTRMVYPGDFLLTNSMSFGRPYITKIEGCIHDGWLRISPPESLNKDYLYSLLSSPYVFARFKAAAAGAVVMNLNSEKVRELFIPLPPFAEQHRIATKVDELMALCDQLETRHINAADAHEKLVSHLLGTLTSTTVHPELVEGPLAKDAAHASTSSAFMPYRVRTESFAENWQRIAAHFDTLFTTEASIDALKQTLLQLAVMGKLVPQDPNDEPASELLKRYGISSTASFTAGWSKVPLGKLGDIYSGATPSKAKPEYWVGNIPWISPKDMKRFYINDAEDNVSESAISETNLKLVPAGSLLVVVRGMILAHSFPVALTTSEVTINQDMKALVLPEEIKEFTLLYMRAMKNSFVALVDRSSHGTCKLVSAKLWTFIVEYPPLAEQHRIVAKVEELMALCDQLKARLAAANQLQQKLADGMVERAIMP, encoded by the coding sequence ATGACCCTCACCTTCAACTGCAATTCAAAGCATGGGGCTATGCAGGCTGATTTGCGGATATTTAAAGGTATGAGCGCCATTCAGCAACTGTTGACCGAACACCTGGATCTCTGGACCGCTGCCGACACCGTTAAAAAGTCAGGCCGGGGCCGAGGGGCCGGCACGGCGGCCAGTGTCTATGGCATTAAGAAATTGCGCGAGCTGATTTTGGAACTGGCCGTGCGCGGCAAACTGGTGCCGCAAGATGCTAACGACGAGCCTGCCTGTGAATTGCTGAAACGGATACAGGCGGAAAAGGCTAGGTTGATTGCTGAGGGCAAGATCAATAAAGACAAACCGCCGGCAGCGATTTCTGAGGATGAAAAGCCGTTTGAATTGCCGGAGGGTTGGGAGTGGGTTCAGTTTGGAGAAATATGCGGAATTGAGCGAGGCGGTTCTCCTCGCCCAATAAAATCTTTTCTTACGGATGCACCAGAAGGCCTGAATTGGATCAAAATTGGAGATACTGAACAGGGTGGAAAATACATTACATCCTCCAGTGAAAAAATTACTAGGGATGGCTTATCAAAAACCAGGATGGTTTATCCGGGTGATTTCTTGCTAACAAACTCAATGAGTTTTGGGCGCCCCTATATAACTAAAATTGAAGGCTGCATCCATGACGGATGGTTACGCATTAGCCCGCCCGAAAGCCTGAATAAAGACTATCTGTATTCACTACTTTCCTCACCATATGTATTTGCACGCTTTAAAGCTGCGGCTGCAGGCGCTGTTGTCATGAATTTGAATTCAGAAAAAGTCAGAGAACTTTTTATACCTCTACCTCCATTTGCCGAACAGCATCGCATCGCCACCAAAGTTGATGAGTTAATGGCGCTGTGTGACCAACTGGAAACCCGGCATATCAACGCCGCCGACGCCCATGAAAAACTGGTCAGCCACTTGCTTGGCACGCTCACTTCCACAACCGTTCATCCTGAGCTTGTCGAAGGACCATTAGCAAAAGATGCCGCTCATGCTTCGACAAGCTCAGCATTTATGCCCTATAGGGTACGAACGGAATCTTTTGCCGAAAACTGGCAGCGCATCGCCGCGCATTTCGACACCTTGTTCACCACCGAAGCCAGCATCGATGCCCTCAAGCAAACCCTGCTGCAACTGGCGGTAATGGGCAAACTGGTGCCGCAAGACCCAAACGACGAACCGGCCAGCGAATTGCTCAAACGCTACGGCATTTCTAGCACAGCATCATTTACTGCTGGTTGGTCAAAAGTTCCACTTGGCAAATTAGGTGACATATACAGCGGTGCAACGCCAAGCAAAGCTAAGCCAGAATATTGGGTAGGAAATATACCCTGGATTTCACCGAAAGACATGAAACGCTTCTACATTAACGACGCTGAAGATAATGTTAGTGAGAGCGCTATATCTGAAACGAATCTCAAACTAGTTCCAGCCGGGAGTCTTCTTGTTGTAGTTCGCGGCATGATCCTCGCACATTCATTTCCCGTCGCCTTGACAACTAGTGAGGTCACAATAAATCAAGATATGAAAGCGTTGGTTCTGCCAGAAGAAATTAAAGAATTCACGCTTCTTTATATGCGAGCGATGAAAAACTCATTCGTAGCTCTTGTGGATAGGTCAAGCCATGGCACTTGCAAACTTGTCTCTGCAAAACTCTGGACGTTTATTGTTGAGTATCCACCCCTAGCCGAACAACACCGCATAGTCGCCAAAGTCGAAGAACTGATGGCCCTCTGCGACCAACTAAAAGCCCGCCTCGCCGCCGCCAATCAATTACAGCAAAAGCTGGCGGATGGTATGGTTGAGCGGGCCATCATGCCATGA
- a CDS encoding DUF2442 domain-containing protein yields MFLHINEAKYLDEYKVAVTFNDGKSGVADLSSALTAGVFKVLQDKTEFAKLRVDEELDTISWPNGLDLAPEFVYFQAFKDDPHLQLQFKAWGYAG; encoded by the coding sequence ATGTTCCTGCATATTAATGAAGCTAAATATCTCGACGAATACAAGGTCGCTGTCACGTTCAATGACGGCAAATCCGGCGTGGCCGATCTCTCCTCTGCGCTCACTGCTGGCGTATTTAAGGTGCTGCAAGACAAAACCGAGTTTGCCAAACTCAGAGTGGATGAAGAACTGGACACCATTAGCTGGCCGAATGGCTTAGATCTGGCTCCGGAATTCGTTTACTTCCAGGCCTTTAAGGATGACCCTCACCTTCAACTGCAATTCAAAGCATGGGGCTATGCAGGCTGA
- a CDS encoding DUF4160 domain-containing protein, with protein MPIISRFLGVVISMFWNGHAPPHFHAKYGDYEITVNIHTGVVEGQFPRRALRHVLDWYELHQAELLEDWELCRKSQLPKPIEPLE; from the coding sequence ATGCCGATCATTAGTCGATTTCTGGGGGTCGTCATCTCCATGTTCTGGAATGGCCATGCTCCACCGCACTTTCACGCCAAATATGGCGATTACGAAATTACCGTCAACATTCATACTGGCGTAGTAGAAGGCCAATTCCCACGCCGCGCTTTGCGCCACGTATTGGATTGGTATGAATTGCATCAGGCGGAATTGTTGGAAGACTGGGAGCTATGCCGCAAATCGCAATTACCTAAACCCATAGAACCCTTGGAGTAA
- a CDS encoding DUF1016 N-terminal domain-containing protein, producing the protein MNTPVNIQPLFDQVRQVIDHAHQQLRHTVNDLMVQSYWHIGRLIIDDEQGGAHRAEYGKQTLKQLSEKLSAEYGKGFSPQNLWNFRQFYLEFPILSTAWRE; encoded by the coding sequence ATGAATACACCGGTGAATATTCAGCCTTTATTTGATCAAGTCCGGCAGGTCATCGACCACGCCCATCAACAACTACGCCATACTGTCAACGATCTCATGGTGCAAAGTTATTGGCACATCGGTCGCTTGATTATCGACGACGAACAAGGCGGTGCGCACCGTGCGGAATATGGCAAGCAAACGCTAAAACAATTATCGGAGAAACTCAGCGCCGAATACGGCAAGGGGTTTTCACCGCAAAATCTTTGGAATTTCCGTCAGTTTTATCTTGAATTCCCAATTCTCTCCACGGCATGGAGAGAATGA
- a CDS encoding type I restriction-modification system subunit M N-terminal domain-containing protein codes for MSISATIKSIQDIMRKDVGVDGDAQRLSQLVWMLFLKIFDDRETEWEILQDNYQSPLPEPYRWRNWAANAEGMTGDALKSFLDNELFPSLQQLPAKGGDQRAYVIRSVFEDAYNYMKSGQLIRQVINKIQEGVDFNKAQERHLFGDMPNGVFAPYTGIKTNLLFFSKGTPTQNIWFYEHPYPPGVKSYNKTKPMKIEEFAAETAWWGSEADGFSQRVENPQAWQVSLADIQARNYNLDCKNPHVGEQEIHDPEQLLAQYQTMQADIAALRGQLKNILAQALADRRA; via the coding sequence ATGAGCATTTCCGCCACCATTAAATCCATCCAAGACATCATGCGCAAAGATGTGGGTGTCGATGGCGACGCCCAGCGCCTCAGTCAATTGGTGTGGATGTTGTTTTTAAAAATCTTTGACGACCGCGAAACCGAATGGGAGATATTGCAAGACAACTATCAATCGCCGTTGCCGGAGCCGTACCGCTGGCGTAACTGGGCGGCCAATGCCGAAGGCATGACCGGCGATGCGCTGAAATCGTTCCTGGATAACGAGCTGTTCCCCTCCTTGCAGCAACTGCCGGCCAAGGGCGGCGACCAGCGCGCCTACGTCATCCGTTCGGTGTTTGAAGACGCCTACAACTACATGAAATCCGGCCAGTTGATCCGGCAAGTCATCAACAAAATTCAGGAAGGCGTCGATTTCAACAAAGCCCAGGAACGGCATTTGTTCGGCGATATGCCCAACGGCGTGTTTGCGCCGTACACCGGCATCAAAACCAATTTGCTGTTTTTCAGCAAAGGCACGCCCACCCAAAACATCTGGTTTTACGAACACCCCTATCCGCCCGGCGTCAAAAGCTACAACAAAACCAAGCCGATGAAGATCGAAGAATTTGCGGCGGAGACCGCCTGGTGGGGCAGTGAAGCGGATGGTTTCAGTCAGCGCGTGGAAAACCCGCAAGCCTGGCAAGTCAGCCTGGCAGACATCCAGGCCCGCAACTACAACCTGGATTGCAAAAACCCGCATGTCGGCGAGCAGGAAATCCACGACCCCGAACAACTGCTGGCCCAATACCAAACCATGCAAGCCGACATTGCTGCCTTGCGCGGGCAATTGAAAAATATACTGGCACAAGCGTTAGCGGACAGGAGGGCATGA
- the hsdR gene encoding EcoAI/FtnUII family type I restriction enzme subunit R, whose protein sequence is MNNKKNLSERDICSKFITPALTAAGWDLLSQIREEVGFTKGRIIVRGKLHTRGEQKRADYILYHQANMPLAVIEAKVNSLSVGAGMQQALSYAETLSVPFVFSSNGDGFLMHDRTGLSDKTEQWLALDAFPSPAELWRRYCQWKGLETDAARHTVEMPYYDDGTGRAPRYYQANAINRTVEAVAKQQQRILLVMATGTGKTYTAFQIIWRLWKSGAKKRILFLADRNILVDQTKNNDFKPFAAAMTKISKRQVDKSYEIYLSLYQAVTGSEEEQNIYKQFSPDFFDLIVIDECHRGSAAEDSAWREILAYFSSATHVGLTATPKETKDVSSIFYFGEPVYTYSLKQGIEDGFLAPYKVVRIDIDKDLQGWRPSKGQTDKNGQLIEDRVYNQIDMDRILVLEKRTELVAKKITEFLTATDPYAKTIVFCDDIDHAERMRQALVNLNPERINESRKYVMRITGDELEGKAELDNFINPEQRYPVIATTSKLMTTGVDAQTCKLVVLDQHIKSMTEFKQIIGRGTRINEDYDKYWFTIMDFKKATELFADQDFDGEPVMIYQPEGGASPVPPDDNPGAETDHPDSEPTENTVDTSAGEGDDEPHRRVKYVLGDVSVYVIAERVQYYGPEGKLITESLKDYTRSTVRKDYASLDDFLRRWTKAERKAAILQELEQHGLLLEPLADEVGKDFDAFDLICHVAFDQPPLTRRERAEQVKKRNYFAKYGGQARQVLETLLEKYADTGIENIEDIKILTLDPFKNMGTASELVSAFGGKPAYLAALQELEAHLYA, encoded by the coding sequence ATGAATAACAAAAAAAACCTCAGCGAACGTGACATCTGCAGCAAATTTATCACGCCGGCCCTAACGGCCGCCGGCTGGGATTTGCTCAGCCAGATTCGGGAAGAAGTCGGTTTCACCAAAGGCCGCATTATCGTGCGCGGCAAACTGCATACGCGCGGTGAACAAAAACGCGCGGATTACATCCTCTACCATCAAGCGAATATGCCACTGGCCGTCATTGAGGCCAAGGTCAACAGCCTCAGTGTGGGTGCCGGTATGCAGCAAGCGCTAAGTTATGCCGAAACTCTCAGCGTGCCGTTCGTATTCAGTTCCAATGGCGACGGCTTTCTGATGCATGATCGCACCGGACTGTCCGACAAGACCGAGCAATGGCTGGCGCTGGACGCCTTCCCGTCGCCGGCCGAACTGTGGCGGCGTTATTGCCAATGGAAAGGCTTGGAGACAGACGCCGCTCGCCATACTGTAGAAATGCCGTACTACGATGACGGCACCGGCCGCGCGCCGCGTTATTATCAAGCCAATGCCATCAACCGCACGGTTGAAGCGGTAGCGAAACAACAGCAGCGCATCTTGCTGGTGATGGCCACCGGCACCGGCAAAACCTACACCGCATTCCAAATCATCTGGCGCCTATGGAAGTCCGGCGCGAAAAAACGCATCCTGTTTTTAGCCGACCGGAACATCTTGGTGGATCAAACCAAAAACAACGACTTCAAACCGTTTGCTGCGGCGATGACCAAAATCAGCAAGCGTCAGGTCGATAAAAGTTACGAGATTTACCTGTCTTTATATCAAGCCGTCACCGGCAGCGAAGAAGAGCAAAATATCTACAAACAATTCTCTCCCGATTTTTTCGATTTGATTGTCATCGACGAATGCCATCGGGGTAGCGCAGCAGAAGACTCGGCCTGGCGCGAAATTCTGGCCTATTTTTCCTCGGCTACCCATGTCGGCTTAACCGCCACGCCCAAAGAAACCAAAGACGTATCCAGTATTTTTTACTTCGGCGAACCGGTATATACCTACAGCCTTAAACAAGGTATCGAAGATGGCTTTTTGGCGCCCTACAAAGTGGTGCGCATCGACATCGACAAAGATCTGCAAGGTTGGCGACCCAGCAAAGGTCAAACCGACAAAAATGGCCAACTGATAGAAGACCGGGTTTACAACCAGATCGATATGGATCGCATCCTGGTACTGGAAAAACGCACCGAACTGGTCGCCAAGAAAATCACCGAATTTCTGACTGCCACCGATCCTTACGCCAAAACCATCGTGTTTTGCGATGACATCGACCACGCCGAGCGCATGCGCCAAGCCTTGGTTAATCTGAACCCGGAGCGAATCAACGAAAGCCGCAAATACGTCATGCGCATTACCGGCGATGAACTCGAAGGCAAGGCCGAACTGGATAACTTCATCAACCCCGAACAGCGTTACCCGGTCATCGCCACCACCTCCAAACTGATGACGACCGGCGTGGATGCGCAAACCTGCAAACTGGTGGTGCTGGATCAACATATTAAATCGATGACCGAGTTCAAGCAGATCATCGGTCGCGGCACCCGTATCAACGAGGATTACGACAAATACTGGTTCACCATCATGGACTTCAAAAAAGCCACCGAGCTGTTTGCCGACCAGGATTTCGACGGCGAGCCGGTGATGATTTACCAGCCCGAAGGCGGCGCATCCCCCGTGCCGCCGGACGACAATCCCGGCGCTGAAACCGATCATCCCGATTCAGAACCTACCGAAAATACCGTCGATACCTCAGCAGGCGAGGGCGACGACGAACCACACCGTCGAGTAAAATACGTGCTCGGCGATGTCAGCGTCTATGTGATTGCCGAACGGGTGCAGTATTACGGCCCGGAAGGCAAACTGATCACAGAATCGCTCAAGGATTACACGCGCTCCACCGTGCGCAAGGATTATGCCTCGCTCGATGACTTCCTGCGCCGCTGGACCAAAGCCGAACGCAAAGCCGCCATCCTGCAAGAATTGGAACAACATGGCCTGTTGCTGGAGCCGCTGGCTGACGAAGTCGGCAAGGATTTCGACGCCTTCGATCTCATCTGTCACGTCGCCTTTGACCAACCGCCGCTCACCCGTCGCGAGCGCGCCGAGCAGGTCAAAAAGCGTAACTACTTTGCCAAATACGGCGGGCAGGCCCGCCAGGTATTGGAAACCCTGCTGGAAAAATACGCCGACACCGGCATAGAAAATATTGAAGACATCAAAATCCTCACCCTGGACCCGTTCAAAAACATGGGTACCGCCAGTGAACTGGTCTCGGCCTTTGGCGGCAAGCCGGCCTACCTGGCGGCTTTGCAAGAATTAGAAGCCCATCTGTATGCGTAA
- a CDS encoding type II toxin-antitoxin system HicA family toxin, with protein MNSRQLIKLLEDDGWTLRSVKGSHHIFVHPVKPGHLTVPHPKSDLGKGLVNKLLKQAELKV; from the coding sequence ATGAATAGCAGGCAACTAATCAAGCTACTTGAAGATGATGGGTGGACGCTGCGTAGCGTTAAAGGCAGTCATCACATCTTTGTTCACCCGGTTAAGCCGGGGCATTTGACGGTGCCGCATCCAAAGAGCGATTTAGGCAAAGGGTTGGTAAACAAGCTGTTAAAACAAGCGGAGTTGAAGGTATGA
- a CDS encoding type II toxin-antitoxin system HicB family antitoxin: MRFFVAIEPGDEDHAFGVVVPDLPGCFSAGDTLDEAFENAKEAIDLWCETVIEDGAMIPPGKTLAEHQANPEFAGWVWSIVEVPVERYLGPAEKINITLPKLLLTRIDEYAKAHGATRSGFLAQAARQAMR; this comes from the coding sequence ATGAGATTTTTTGTTGCGATAGAACCAGGTGATGAGGATCATGCTTTTGGCGTAGTGGTGCCCGATTTGCCGGGTTGCTTTTCGGCAGGCGACACCCTGGACGAGGCATTCGAAAACGCGAAAGAAGCCATTGATCTATGGTGCGAAACAGTTATCGAAGATGGTGCAATGATTCCACCCGGCAAAACGCTAGCGGAACACCAAGCAAACCCAGAATTTGCCGGATGGGTGTGGTCTATCGTAGAAGTGCCGGTAGAACGGTATTTAGGCCCCGCCGAGAAGATCAATATTACATTGCCTAAGCTGTTGCTGACTCGTATTGACGAATACGCCAAAGCTCATGGCGCTACCCGTTCCGGATTCTTGGCTCAAGCCGCGCGGCAGGCGATGCGTTAA